One window of the Clostridium sp. MB40-C1 genome contains the following:
- a CDS encoding Crp/Fnr family transcriptional regulator, protein MFKTHKYLPSSSINITSDFYKIFEEAGTIQRYSKNEMIYFQEDVAESFYLIKSGRVRIFLISPEGTELTIEILRKGKLFGESSYFSYGSRLTSVSAATDVELISVSLENLYPYLTKYPELMIQMFHLMSLTMKNLSTQVNSMAFLPADKKVAELILRLGVHFKKNKNDESYIIDYSHEEIAQLIGSCRVTVTKILNSFQEKGLVSLGYKKVKVIDEKSLKRIYIDNLPR, encoded by the coding sequence ATGTTTAAAACTCATAAATATTTGCCAAGTTCTTCAATAAATATTACTTCTGATTTTTATAAAATATTTGAAGAGGCTGGTACAATACAAAGATATAGTAAAAATGAAATGATATATTTTCAAGAAGATGTGGCTGAAAGTTTTTATTTAATTAAATCCGGTCGTGTTAGGATATTTCTCATTTCACCAGAAGGAACAGAACTTACTATTGAAATATTAAGGAAAGGAAAACTATTTGGAGAATCCTCATACTTTAGTTATGGCTCAAGATTAACATCTGTTAGTGCTGCAACAGATGTAGAGTTAATTTCAGTGAGTTTAGAAAATTTGTACCCTTATCTAACTAAATATCCAGAATTAATGATTCAAATGTTTCATCTTATGTCACTAACAATGAAAAACCTATCAACTCAGGTTAATAGTATGGCCTTCTTGCCTGCAGACAAAAAAGTTGCTGAATTAATCTTAAGATTAGGTGTACATTTTAAGAAAAATAAAAATGATGAATCTTATATTATTGATTATTCTCACGAAGAAATTGCACAACTTATTGGCAGCTGTAGAGTAACCGTTACTAAAATACTAAATTCTTTTCAAGAGAAAGGATTAGTCTCTTTAGGATATAAAAAAGTTAAAGTTATAGATGAGAAAAGTTTAAAGCGAATATATATAGATAATTTGCCTAGATAG
- a CDS encoding radical SAM/SPASM domain-containing protein — MNHISWNTTKRCNLYCKHCYRECGPNELDSDELSTKEGKRLLEEIYKAGFRIIVFSGGEPLMRNDIFELIEYASSLGMTTLMGSNGTLITKECAEKLKNYGLKSIAISIDSLNPIKHNNFRGSSTAFQKALQGAQNCIDVGINVQINCTITKENLNELDKIMNFASTFGASSCHMLFLVQVGRGKNLGETYLNKDEYKKAIHTIIDKNLAIRIKPTCAPQYKVESLLKGIKSYGGIRGCIAGISYCSILPNGDVHICPYAPVKVASVREESFDSIWHNNDIFCKLRDFKNYKGKCGNCKYINICGGCRARAFNHSGDWLDEDPYCLL; from the coding sequence ATGAATCATATATCATGGAATACAACTAAAAGATGCAATCTGTATTGTAAACATTGCTATAGAGAATGTGGCCCCAATGAATTAGATAGTGATGAACTATCCACTAAAGAAGGAAAAAGACTTTTAGAAGAAATATATAAGGCTGGTTTTAGAATTATAGTATTCAGTGGTGGAGAGCCACTAATGAGAAACGATATTTTTGAATTAATTGAATATGCATCTTCTCTAGGAATGACTACTCTCATGGGTAGTAATGGTACATTGATAACAAAGGAATGTGCAGAAAAACTAAAAAATTATGGGCTAAAGTCTATTGCTATTAGCATAGATAGTTTAAACCCTATTAAGCATAACAATTTTAGAGGTTCATCAACTGCTTTCCAAAAAGCTTTACAAGGAGCTCAAAATTGTATAGATGTTGGAATTAATGTTCAAATAAACTGCACTATTACTAAAGAAAATCTAAATGAACTAGATAAAATAATGAACTTTGCTTCTACTTTTGGTGCTTCTTCTTGTCATATGCTTTTTCTTGTACAAGTAGGTAGAGGAAAAAATTTAGGTGAAACATATCTAAATAAAGATGAGTATAAAAAAGCTATTCATACTATAATTGATAAAAACTTAGCTATTCGGATTAAACCAACTTGCGCTCCCCAATATAAAGTTGAGTCATTGCTTAAAGGAATTAAGTCATATGGTGGAATAAGAGGATGTATTGCTGGAATAAGTTACTGTTCTATCCTTCCGAATGGTGATGTCCATATATGCCCTTACGCTCCAGTTAAGGTAGCTAGTGTTCGTGAAGAATCTTTTGATAGTATATGGCATAATAATGATATTTTTTGTAAACTAAGAGATTTCAAAAATTATAAAGGTAAATGTGGAAACTGTAAATATATAAATATCTGTGGAGGCTGTAGAGCTAGAGCCTTTAATCACTCAGGGGATTGGCTAGATGAAGACCCATATTGTTTATTATAA
- a CDS encoding coenzyme F420-0:L-glutamate ligase yields MPRTVGTTVRGVRAPIVKEGDNLVDIVVESVLSSMNTEKFTIKDRDVIGITESLVARSQGNYISVDDIAKDVNEKFEDDFAVVFPILSRNRFSLILKGLAKAGKKIYLLLNYPSDEVGNHLIDIDKMDEAGVNPYTDVLTEKEYRKIFGEKVLHPFTGIDYVQMYKDIAINDNIEIILANDPRVALNYTKNVLVANIHERHRTKRLLKNAGAEKVYGIDEILNESINGSGFNPQYGLLGSNMATDTKLKLFPRDCDKFVEQIQNKMKEKTGKHVEVMVYGDGAFKDPVGKIWELADPVVSPGYTSGLSGTPNEIKLKYIADNELKDLKGEERAQAIKKKIIEKENNQVSEGEKLGTTPRQLTDLLGSLCDLTSGSGDKGTPIVLIQGYFDTYATE; encoded by the coding sequence ATGCCAAGAACAGTAGGTACTACAGTTAGAGGAGTAAGAGCTCCTATCGTAAAAGAGGGGGACAATCTAGTTGATATTGTAGTAGAGTCAGTTTTAAGTTCAATGAATACTGAGAAATTTACAATTAAAGATAGAGATGTAATAGGAATAACAGAATCTTTAGTTGCAAGATCACAAGGAAACTATATTTCTGTTGATGATATTGCCAAAGATGTTAATGAAAAATTTGAAGATGACTTTGCAGTGGTATTTCCTATATTAAGTAGAAATAGATTCTCTTTAATTTTAAAAGGGTTAGCTAAGGCTGGTAAGAAAATATATTTATTATTGAATTACCCATCTGATGAAGTTGGAAATCATTTAATAGATATAGATAAAATGGATGAAGCTGGAGTTAATCCATACACAGATGTTTTAACAGAGAAGGAATATAGAAAAATATTTGGAGAAAAGGTACTACATCCATTTACAGGAATAGACTATGTTCAAATGTATAAGGATATTGCAATTAATGATAATATAGAAATAATTCTTGCTAATGATCCAAGAGTAGCATTAAATTATACTAAGAATGTCTTGGTAGCTAATATTCATGAAAGACATAGAACAAAAAGATTACTAAAGAATGCTGGAGCTGAAAAAGTATATGGAATAGATGAAATATTAAATGAATCTATAAATGGAAGTGGATTCAATCCACAATACGGTCTTCTAGGATCTAATATGGCTACAGACACTAAATTAAAATTATTTCCTAGAGATTGCGATAAATTTGTAGAACAAATTCAAAATAAAATGAAAGAAAAAACAGGTAAACATGTAGAAGTTATGGTTTATGGTGATGGTGCTTTTAAAGATCCTGTAGGCAAAATATGGGAACTCGCAGATCCAGTAGTATCTCCAGGGTATACATCAGGACTTTCTGGAACACCTAATGAAATAAAATTAAAATATATTGCAGATAATGAGCTTAAAGATTTAAAAGGTGAAGAAAGAGCACAAGCTATAAAGAAAAAGATAATTGAGAAGGAGAATAATCAAGTTTCTGAAGGAGAAAAACTAGGAACAACTCCAAGACAACTTACAGATCTTTTAGGAAGCTTATGTGATTTAACAAGTGGAAGTGGAGATAAAGGAACACCAATAGTATTAATTCAAGGATATTTTGACACATATGCAACAGAGTAG
- a CDS encoding class I SAM-dependent methyltransferase translates to MKNNKPSTTALITAYGRAYHSMNESPKIFDDFLAKQLITDDEYETISNILAGSINFSDSDKARFCKDKDSVLKAVIQNQIAPISLSRSRYTEDMLKLSIKLGVKQYVILGAGFDTFAFRNPDLLNHIDVFELDHPATQKLKLDRIKITGWEIPKNLHFIPVDFSKNNFAETIKNSAFNPTKLSFYSWLGVTYYLSKGEILNTLKGISNISPNGSSLAFDYADSDIFRPKKTTKRVQTMVHAAIQNGEPMKSCYSCSKLVLDLERTGFQLYEHLTPLEINNRYFKERNDDYRAFENINFALAVKK, encoded by the coding sequence ATGAAAAATAATAAACCAAGTACTACAGCTTTAATAACAGCTTATGGAAGAGCCTATCACTCTATGAATGAATCACCAAAAATCTTTGATGATTTTCTTGCAAAACAGCTAATAACAGATGATGAATATGAAACTATTAGTAATATTTTAGCAGGAAGTATAAACTTTTCTGATTCAGACAAAGCAAGATTTTGTAAGGATAAAGACTCTGTTTTAAAAGCCGTTATTCAAAATCAAATAGCACCTATTTCATTATCACGCAGCAGATATACAGAAGATATGCTAAAACTTTCGATTAAACTTGGAGTAAAACAATATGTCATCTTAGGTGCAGGTTTTGATACTTTTGCCTTTCGTAATCCAGATTTATTGAATCATATTGATGTTTTTGAATTAGATCACCCTGCTACCCAAAAACTAAAATTAGATAGAATAAAAATAACTGGGTGGGAAATTCCTAAAAATTTGCATTTTATACCTGTTGATTTCTCAAAAAATAATTTTGCAGAAACAATAAAAAATTCAGCTTTTAATCCAACTAAATTAAGTTTTTATAGTTGGCTTGGAGTAACTTACTATTTAAGTAAAGGTGAAATATTAAATACATTAAAAGGTATATCTAATATTTCACCAAATGGCAGCTCTCTTGCCTTTGACTATGCAGATTCTGATATATTTCGACCTAAAAAAACAACAAAACGTGTTCAAACCATGGTACATGCAGCTATTCAAAATGGAGAACCTATGAAAAGTTGCTATTCATGCAGTAAATTAGTTTTAGATTTAGAAAGGACAGGCTTTCAACTTTATGAACATTTGACACCTTTAGAAATTAATAATCGTTATTTTAAAGAAAGAAATGATGATTATCGTGCTTTTGAAAATATAAATTTTGCATTAGCAGTAAAAAAATAA
- a CDS encoding methyl-accepting chemotaxis protein, translated as MKSSYNQQKKENKVKKYVITTMLTVIPSTLIIGIITGYLLSIDGYKFALNVTFYVLSGIIIGISSITKNVKKFIKPSILVNEFAESLDKNDFTYRIETSNKSTEAEYLLSLNNIMKKLQLLITEIKELSKTVYNVSEDNISLFNNSLQITNNLTSSVSDLSNSSVEQASSIKYCNDMLSSIDEGLRNISENMNDSKELTEKTIITINTTEENMQIQSKNMTETKLKSINATKSIKNLEEKSKEIGKIVEVIGAIANQTNLLALNASIEAARAGEHGKGFAVVAEEVRKLAEQSSESAQRIDELILHVQSSINETAKEINGVEKVVDDQNYSLNETLDAFKKISDVVSILISNVNNAADSSFKLSTNCAKTVNEMNNISLISETYTDSIQEVCSTMEEQCTIIKKVKESEDTLIELVKNLDETIEKYRI; from the coding sequence ATGAAATCATCTTACAATCAACAAAAGAAAGAGAATAAAGTAAAAAAATATGTAATTACTACAATGCTTACTGTTATTCCATCTACTCTAATTATAGGTATAATTACTGGATATTTATTATCAATTGATGGCTATAAGTTTGCTTTAAATGTAACTTTCTATGTATTATCAGGTATTATTATTGGCATTTCGTCTATAACTAAAAATGTAAAAAAATTTATAAAACCATCTATTTTAGTAAATGAATTTGCTGAAAGCCTAGATAAAAATGATTTTACATATAGAATTGAAACCTCTAATAAATCAACTGAAGCAGAATACTTATTAAGCTTAAATAATATAATGAAGAAATTACAACTTCTAATTACTGAAATAAAAGAATTAAGTAAAACTGTATATAATGTATCAGAAGATAATATCTCTCTTTTTAATAATTCATTACAAATTACAAATAATCTTACTTCATCTGTGTCAGATTTATCTAATAGTTCTGTAGAACAAGCATCTTCAATAAAATATTGTAATGACATGTTATCTTCTATAGATGAAGGATTACGTAATATTTCAGAAAATATGAATGATTCTAAAGAGCTCACAGAAAAAACAATAATTACGATTAATACTACAGAAGAAAACATGCAAATTCAAAGTAAGAATATGACTGAAACTAAACTAAAATCTATTAATGCTACTAAATCAATTAAAAACCTTGAGGAAAAATCAAAAGAAATAGGAAAAATAGTAGAAGTAATAGGTGCTATTGCAAATCAAACAAATTTGTTAGCATTAAATGCCTCTATCGAAGCTGCTAGAGCAGGAGAACATGGTAAAGGATTTGCTGTTGTAGCGGAAGAAGTAAGAAAATTAGCTGAACAATCTTCTGAATCAGCGCAAAGAATAGATGAATTAATTTTACATGTTCAATCAAGCATTAATGAAACTGCCAAAGAAATAAATGGAGTTGAAAAAGTAGTTGATGATCAAAATTATTCTTTAAATGAAACATTGGATGCTTTCAAAAAAATATCTGATGTTGTAAGTATACTAATATCAAATGTAAACAATGCTGCTGATTCTTCTTTTAAACTAAGTACTAATTGTGCTAAAACTGTGAATGAAATGAATAATATCTCTCTTATTTCTGAAACTTATACTGATAGCATTCAAGAAGTATGTTCAACAATGGAAGAACAATGTACAATAATAAAGAAGGTGAAAGAATCCGAAGATACATTAATTGAATTGGTGAAAAATTTAGATGAAACCATAGAAAAATATAGAATATAA
- a CDS encoding response regulator — protein sequence MYTVLHIEQSDFFCKMIKNILKEKDYDYISTDSFSEAYHLLNEYKIDLIITSLYGKGDSIEDFIKNVNYTTDAEIPIFVVTSNNIDDQKKNLLNLGISDYILKDDLEKEITKHIDTVFRDDLYMQTLKKMKVAIIDDNAFESTIEKDILTKYGVENIDSYKSGKQLFESNKKYDIYLIDMVLENEFGKNLIRQIRRNNINSSIIAVTVLNNPKTLSSILDCGADDFITKPVEEHLFVSKLKSNIRIYTLNKKIKDVLKEMKK from the coding sequence ATGTATACAGTTCTTCATATAGAACAAAGCGACTTTTTTTGTAAAATGATAAAAAATATATTAAAAGAAAAAGATTATGATTATATATCTACAGACAGCTTTAGTGAGGCTTACCACTTACTGAATGAGTACAAAATAGATCTTATAATAACTTCTCTTTATGGAAAAGGAGATAGCATAGAGGATTTCATAAAAAATGTAAATTATACTACTGACGCTGAAATCCCTATATTCGTGGTTACTAGTAATAATATTGATGATCAAAAAAAGAATCTGCTTAACTTAGGAATAAGCGACTATATATTAAAAGATGACTTAGAAAAAGAAATAACAAAACATATAGATACAGTGTTTAGAGATGATTTATATATGCAAACCTTGAAAAAAATGAAAGTAGCTATTATAGATGACAATGCTTTCGAGTCTACTATTGAAAAAGACATACTTACAAAATATGGTGTAGAAAATATAGATTCTTATAAATCAGGTAAACAATTATTTGAAAGCAACAAAAAATATGATATCTATTTGATTGATATGGTTTTAGAAAATGAATTTGGCAAAAATTTAATAAGACAAATTAGAAGAAACAATATTAATTCCTCTATAATAGCTGTTACAGTGTTAAACAATCCTAAAACTTTATCTAGTATTTTAGACTGTGGAGCAGACGATTTTATAACTAAACCTGTAGAGGAACACTTATTTGTATCAAAGTTAAAATCTAATATTAGAATTTATACTTTAAATAAAAAGATAAAGGATGTTTTAAAAGAAATGAAGAAGTAA
- a CDS encoding MATE family efflux transporter — translation MDANSRIKLMREEKISKSLLKLGVPMIISMLVTALYNVVDAYFVGGLGTSAIAAVSVAFPISIIFSGVGLTLGTGGGSYISRLLGAEDKDRANKVASTALITSVFVGVVLAITILSFLENVLVFMGATKTMLPYAKEYAIVFILASIVNTFNVTMGNLAVAQGASNISLNSMLVGAILNMILDPLFIYKFGLQIKGAAIATLISQCVTTIIYIWYILGNKSYIKISFSYFSLDKKIYGEIFKIGISMLFLQLLTSISMGLINMEASNYGDSAVASMGIVTRITALGSYVVFGYMKGFQPIAGYNYGAKNYNRLKEATQVSLKVTTGFCVLWTVIIMIFSNSIVSIFSSDISVIKIAERALKANTIMFISFGFQFVYSTLFLAIGKAKKGGILTMGRQGIFFIPIILILPNLIGLNGVIYTQLIADVLATIMTFIFAININKEITKPINRVFTDKL, via the coding sequence ATGGATGCAAATAGTAGAATTAAGTTAATGAGAGAGGAAAAAATTTCAAAATCACTACTGAAGTTAGGAGTTCCTATGATTATAAGTATGTTAGTAACTGCTCTTTACAATGTTGTAGATGCATATTTTGTAGGAGGACTTGGAACAAGTGCAATTGCAGCAGTTTCTGTAGCTTTTCCCATATCAATTATCTTTTCAGGAGTTGGACTAACATTGGGAACCGGGGGTGGTTCTTATATTTCTAGATTATTAGGAGCAGAAGATAAAGATAGGGCAAATAAAGTTGCGTCAACTGCATTAATTACTAGTGTATTTGTAGGGGTAGTTTTAGCAATAACTATATTGAGTTTTTTAGAGAATGTTTTAGTTTTTATGGGAGCTACAAAAACTATGTTACCTTACGCAAAAGAGTATGCTATCGTATTTATTTTGGCATCAATTGTGAATACATTTAACGTAACTATGGGAAATTTAGCGGTAGCACAGGGAGCTTCAAATATATCTTTAAATTCAATGTTAGTAGGTGCAATTTTAAATATGATTTTAGATCCGTTATTTATATATAAATTTGGCTTACAAATAAAAGGCGCAGCTATTGCTACTTTAATATCACAATGTGTTACTACTATTATTTATATTTGGTATATATTAGGGAATAAGAGTTATATTAAAATATCATTTAGCTATTTTAGTTTAGATAAAAAAATATATGGTGAAATATTTAAAATAGGAATTTCAATGCTATTTTTACAACTACTTACAAGTATATCTATGGGATTAATTAATATGGAAGCTAGTAACTATGGGGATTCTGCAGTAGCTTCTATGGGGATTGTTACTAGAATAACGGCACTAGGCAGTTATGTTGTTTTTGGATACATGAAAGGATTTCAACCTATTGCTGGCTATAATTATGGAGCTAAAAATTATAATAGATTAAAAGAAGCAACTCAAGTTTCGCTAAAGGTTACTACAGGATTTTGTGTGCTATGGACAGTGATAATTATGATTTTTTCAAATTCAATTGTGTCAATATTTAGTAGTGATATATCTGTTATTAAAATAGCTGAGAGGGCGTTAAAAGCAAATACCATTATGTTTATTTCTTTTGGTTTTCAGTTTGTATATTCAACATTATTTTTAGCAATTGGAAAAGCAAAAAAAGGTGGAATATTAACTATGGGAAGACAAGGAATATTTTTTATTCCTATTATACTAATTTTACCTAATCTTATAGGGTTAAATGGAGTAATTTATACTCAATTAATTGCAGATGTATTGGCCACAATAATGACATTTATCTTTGCTATAAATATAAATAAAGAGATAACAAAACCTATCAATAGAGTATTTACCGATAAATTATAA
- a CDS encoding MFS transporter: MAAKEKLWNRYFILALIVTIGVNLTCNLLLSTISIYAKQITGTDTYAGIMTGAFTLAALIIRLFAGKLLDKLGRKKILILGVVITALATVAYVFTNEISLLVIFRVIQGVGFGISSTAIATIVTDVTPQSRMLEGIGYSGVGITITTAIGPSMALNIVGKEYDKFNLLFITTFAVAVVTMVIAFFLSYEKNIDIDSKKDKVEKSDANGVGISKDIVVPGFILFLAAVAESTILSFTALYGIELGFSNIGLFFTINALGILASRLFINQIVNRFGVNIVVSIGLLIFAGSIWGMSMVNTMHMLSLFGFLCGIMMGSLLPIINVMILNTVSKDKKGIANAIYYALLDSGYGIGSILWGFIVVKFGYRTIYTCAGIALGIAFLIFKLNIGYNKTIILKKSNSTKNNINQ, encoded by the coding sequence ATGGCAGCTAAGGAAAAACTATGGAACAGATATTTTATATTGGCACTAATTGTTACTATAGGAGTAAATTTAACTTGTAATTTATTATTATCTACTATATCTATATATGCTAAGCAAATTACAGGTACTGACACATATGCAGGAATAATGACAGGAGCATTTACACTAGCGGCTTTAATAATAAGACTGTTTGCAGGAAAGTTATTAGATAAGCTTGGAAGAAAAAAAATATTGATATTAGGTGTGGTTATTACTGCTTTAGCAACTGTAGCCTATGTTTTTACAAATGAAATATCTTTACTTGTTATATTTAGAGTAATCCAAGGTGTTGGTTTTGGAATTTCATCTACTGCAATCGCTACAATTGTTACTGATGTTACTCCACAATCAAGAATGCTTGAAGGTATAGGGTATTCAGGAGTTGGTATAACAATCACTACGGCAATAGGACCTTCTATGGCACTTAATATAGTTGGAAAAGAATATGATAAGTTTAACTTGCTATTTATTACAACATTTGCAGTTGCTGTAGTTACTATGGTAATAGCATTTTTCTTATCATATGAGAAAAATATTGATATAGATTCAAAAAAAGATAAAGTGGAGAAAAGCGATGCAAACGGTGTCGGTATTAGTAAGGATATAGTAGTACCAGGTTTCATTCTTTTTTTAGCAGCAGTTGCAGAAAGTACAATATTATCTTTTACAGCTTTATATGGAATAGAACTTGGATTTAGTAATATAGGACTCTTTTTTACAATAAATGCATTAGGGATATTAGCATCAAGATTATTTATAAATCAAATAGTTAATAGATTTGGAGTTAATATTGTAGTATCAATTGGATTGTTAATATTTGCAGGTTCTATTTGGGGAATGTCTATGGTAAATACAATGCATATGTTAAGTCTATTTGGGTTTTTATGTGGTATCATGATGGGATCATTATTGCCTATAATTAATGTAATGATTTTAAATACAGTAAGTAAAGATAAAAAGGGGATAGCAAATGCTATTTATTATGCTTTACTAGATAGTGGTTACGGAATAGGTTCAATATTGTGGGGATTTATTGTTGTGAAATTCGGATATAGAACTATATATACTTGTGCAGGTATTGCATTAGGAATAGCTTTTCTTATATTTAAATTAAATATAGGTTACAATAAAACTATTATTTTAAAAAAGAGTAATAGTACTAAAAATAATATCAACCAATGA
- a CDS encoding MptD family putative ECF transporter S component: MKWNMTIKDLTTIGICIAIAVVLGKVLGVLHSIIPLSRGVINAPFYSFLITVMIYKIRKPGIMTMFALGYGLIMIRISIFMSIAIIIGGILADIVNLLILKNYDSKIKIALCAPIYSVGGIIGTFFVVTFMVNSPRYLFQGKLALLISIISVYIAGLIGSFTAIKIMPERLRGVNNA; the protein is encoded by the coding sequence ATGAAGTGGAATATGACAATAAAAGATTTGACTACAATAGGTATATGCATTGCTATAGCTGTTGTACTTGGCAAAGTATTGGGGGTGTTACATAGCATAATTCCTCTTTCAAGAGGCGTTATAAATGCACCATTCTATAGTTTCCTTATAACAGTTATGATATATAAAATAAGAAAGCCTGGCATAATGACAATGTTTGCTTTAGGTTATGGACTTATAATGATTCGTATATCTATTTTTATGAGTATAGCCATAATAATTGGCGGAATTTTAGCGGATATTGTAAATCTCTTGATTTTAAAAAATTATGATTCCAAGATTAAAATAGCACTGTGTGCACCAATATATTCAGTAGGTGGTATCATAGGTACATTTTTTGTAGTTACATTTATGGTAAATAGTCCTAGATACCTATTTCAAGGTAAACTTGCACTATTAATAAGCATCATTTCTGTTTATATTGCTGGTTTAATTGGTTCATTTACTGCTATAAAAATAATGCCAGAAAGGTTAAGGGGTGTTAATAATGCATAA
- a CDS encoding N-acetyltransferase, translating to MEVKQIMTEKKQFLDLLLLADEQEDMIDRYLERGEMFALYDNDLKAICVVTQEHDSVYELKNIATYEEYQGQGYGKQLIEYIFKYYKDKCKTMIVGTGDSPLTVPFYERCGFIISHRIKNFFIDNYDHPIYECGVQLVDMVYLKKHF from the coding sequence ATGGAAGTTAAACAGATTATGACTGAAAAAAAACAATTTCTTGATTTGCTTTTGTTAGCAGATGAACAAGAAGATATGATTGATAGATACTTAGAACGCGGAGAGATGTTTGCTCTATATGACAATGATTTGAAAGCTATTTGTGTTGTTACGCAAGAGCATGACAGTGTCTATGAATTAAAAAATATAGCCACATACGAAGAATATCAAGGACAAGGCTATGGTAAGCAACTGATAGAATACATTTTTAAATATTACAAGGACAAGTGTAAGACTATGATTGTTGGTACCGGCGATAGTCCACTAACAGTTCCCTTTTATGAGAGGTGTGGATTTATAATCTCCCATCGTATCAAAAATTTTTTTATAGATAATTATGATCATCCAATTTATGAATGTGGCGTACAACTTGTGGATATGGTCTATCTAAAAAAACATTTCTAA
- a CDS encoding peptidoglycan DD-metalloendopeptidase family protein, translating into MKGVNMKAEKFNKILNYVMIVILIALWGCIFFIHGIAGAMAWTLVKLFIAPIGVILMFVNLILLFICLVKKKKVTQKIISLVLSIFFAFPILMLFNVLKVKYPANINKATPSIKVRWPLNEKTFVGWGGDRVETNTPHAIWASERWAYDLVIEPANINSKSLKDYGIYDKDVVAPISGTVVAAYDEENDILPNTEEFISMEGNHVYIKIDETGTFLLLNHLKKGSVPVKVGDHVKEGEVIGKVGNSGSTSEPHLHIHHQRQDPTKTIHPTFAEGLPLYFKDIHGKAMPEKGAIITPKK; encoded by the coding sequence ATGAAAGGGGTTAACATGAAAGCTGAAAAATTTAATAAAATACTGAATTATGTAATGATCGTTATTTTAATTGCTTTATGGGGATGTATATTCTTTATTCATGGTATAGCGGGAGCTATGGCTTGGACATTAGTAAAACTTTTTATTGCACCAATTGGTGTTATATTGATGTTTGTTAATCTAATTTTATTATTTATCTGTTTAGTAAAAAAGAAAAAGGTTACACAAAAAATAATTTCATTAGTATTATCTATTTTCTTTGCATTTCCTATACTTATGCTATTTAATGTTTTAAAGGTGAAATATCCTGCAAATATTAACAAAGCAACACCTTCAATTAAAGTAAGATGGCCATTAAATGAAAAAACCTTTGTTGGTTGGGGTGGAGATAGAGTAGAAACTAATACACCACATGCCATATGGGCATCTGAAAGATGGGCCTATGATTTAGTCATAGAACCTGCAAATATAAATAGTAAAAGCCTTAAAGATTATGGAATTTATGATAAAGATGTCGTTGCACCAATTTCAGGAACAGTTGTTGCTGCTTATGATGAGGAAAATGATATATTACCTAATACAGAGGAATTTATATCCATGGAGGGAAATCATGTTTATATAAAGATAGATGAAACAGGAACATTTTTACTATTGAATCACTTGAAGAAGGGTAGTGTCCCTGTAAAGGTAGGTGATCATGTAAAAGAAGGAGAAGTTATTGGAAAGGTTGGAAATTCAGGTTCTACATCTGAACCTCATTTGCATATTCATCATCAACGTCAAGATCCTACAAAAACTATTCATCCAACTTTTGCAGAAGGATTGCCTCTTTATTTTAAAGATATTCATGGTAAAGCAATGCCAGAGAAGGGAGCAATTATAACTCCTAAAAAGTGA